Proteins encoded by one window of Anomalospiza imberbis isolate Cuckoo-Finch-1a 21T00152 chromosome 20, ASM3175350v1, whole genome shotgun sequence:
- the YPEL2 gene encoding protein yippee-like 2 gives MVKMTRSKTFQAYLPSCHRTYSCIHCRAHLANHDELISKSFQGSQGRAYLFNSVVNVGCGPAEERVLLTGLHAVADIYCENCKTTLGWKYEHAFESSQKYKEGKYIIELAHMIKDNGWD, from the exons ATGGTGAAGATGACAAGGTCCAAGACTTTCCAGGCATATCTGCCTTCGTGCCACAGGACCTACAGCTGCATTCACTGCAGGGCTCACCTGGCCAACCACGACGAGCTCATTTCCAAG tccttccagggcagccaagGACGAGCGTACCTCTTCAACTCCGT AGTTAACGTGGGCTGTGGCCCTGCAGAGGAGCGGGTGTTACTAACAGGACTGCACGCCGTGGCAGATATTTACTGTGAAAACTGCAAAACCACGCTGGGCTGGAAATAT GAACACGCTTTTGAAAGCAGCCAGAAGTATAAAGAAGGCAAATACATCATTGAACTAGCTCACATGATCAAGGATAatggctgggattga